In Amia ocellicauda isolate fAmiCal2 chromosome 3, fAmiCal2.hap1, whole genome shotgun sequence, the DNA window AACATTCCAAATTATTGTACAAATAAGAACGGTCTGTTGTAATGCACCATGTGTGATTGCCTACTGGTCGTGCTTGCAAATATCCTATTTTATCCACAGGTACAGCATGTAAGGTTGATAACGTGGTAATGTTATTAACCCTAAACTGTAAttaatttgatcccctgctgattttgtacgtttgcccactgacaaagaaatgatcagtctataattttaatggtaggtgtattttaacagtgagagacagaatagcaacaaaaaaaattcagaaaaacgcatttcaaaaaagttataaattgatttgcatgttaatgagggaaataagtatttgaccccttcgacttcgtacttggtggcaaaacccttgttggcaatcacagaggtcagacgtttcttgtagttggccaccaggtttgcacacatctcaggagggattttgtcccactcctctttgcagatcctctccaagtcattaaggtttcgaggctgatgtttggcaactcgaaccttcagctccctccacagattttctatgggattaaggtctggagactggctaggccactccaggaccttaatgtgcttcttcttgagccactcctttgttgccttggctgtgtgttttgggtcattgtcatgctggaatacccatccacgacccattttcaatgccctggctgagggaaggaggttctcacccaagatttgatggtacatggccccggtccatcgtccctttgatgcggtgcagttgtcctgtccccttagcagaaaaacacccccaaagcataatgtttccacctccatgtttgacggtggggatggtgttcttggggtcattcctcttcctccaaacacggcgagttgagttgatgccaaagagcttgatttggtctcatctgaccacaacactttcacccagttctcctctgaatcattcagatgttcattggcaaacttcagacgggcctgtacatgtgctttcttgagcagggggaccttgcgggcgctgcaggatttcagtccttcacggcgtagtgtgttatcaattgttttcttggtgactatggtcccagctgccttgagatcattaacaagatcctcccatgtagttctggactgattcctcaccgttctcatgatcattgaaactccacaaggtgagatcttgcatggagcccattccagccttgtgtaggtctacaatcttgtccatgacatccttggacagctctttggtcttggccatggtggagagtttggaatctgattgattgattgcttctgtggacaggtgtcttttatacaggtaatgagctgagattaggagcactctcttaaagggagtgctcctaatctcagcttgttacctgtataaaagacacctgggagccagaaatcttgctgattgataggggatcaaatacttatttccctcattaacatgcaaataaatttataacttttttgaaatgcgtttttctggattttttttgttgctattctgtctctcactgttaaaatacacctaccattaaaattatagactgatcatttctttgtcagtggacaaacatacaaaatcagcaggggatcaaatacttttttccctcactgtatctggaGGTTGGACTTCTGCCTCCTGACTGCTTTCGGAGTCCTCCAATCCCCCTTTAAATTGCACCAAGTTTTCAAAACCTGGGAAGTCTCTACCAAGGATTATGGGGTGGGGCAGACTGGGGATGACTCCCACACGTAAAACCAGCTCAGTGTTATTACAGCAAAGTCTGGCTTCTGTGATGGGATAATAATGTACATCCCCATGAATGCATGTTATTCCAGTTATGAAACCTTCTTCCAGTTTACTGGTTTCTACCAAGTTTGGGCATACCAATGTAACTGAGCTGCCCGAATCAGCGATAGCTTTGGCTTCCTTTCCATTTACTGCTATGTCTACAAGGTATGGGGTATTACTAATAGCCACTCCTgtcacagaaacacagccagAATAACTATGCCCCACGTTACACTCCATAGGCTCCTCATTACATTGTATTGCAATATGTGGTTTTACTAGGTCTTCCaaagttgtcttttttttttttttttttttttttttaagaatggtaTGTGACTGATGTTATTTCAGCTGTTGATATCCCACTACTGACAGCATATGTGACAAGATGACCGTAGTGGTAGCTTGGGCAGCCACTTTTCCCCAAACTCAGTAAcctcaaacaaaataaagctaAACTCAGAACTTGCaaactcaaacaaaacaaaacaaaaccttctTGAACTATTTGCACTACTAAACACTTCTCCAACCACCATTTCAACTCCACACTTCCTTCCCCCCCCCTGTGCTACCCCAACCACTGGCCTTTTATAGATGACCACCTTCCAGTTCCGGGTCAGAGGGCAACTGCCACTGTTATTTACGCTTCTAGAGTGCCTGGTTCAGAGCTCTGACCAGGACAGTGAACAGCGCCACCTCCCTGTAGTGTTCACACAATGTAAATACATAGCCTCATCATCCATAGCACCCAAACACAACACTAACCCTGCGATACAGTCAATGTACCCCCACTGTACCCTGACTGTATCGAACTCTTACAGCAGAAGTAGTACTATCTGCTACAACTGGTTACCCTGTGATGTTTTGGCTAAAGGACCaatgaaatcaatttgaatatgAGTCCAAGGATCTTCCAGTGGAGTTGATAGTCTGAGTttggatttgtgtgtgaaaggtgCAGGACAGTGGTTACATACAGTGGTCATGTCAGCTTTCATATTCGGCCACCAGTAGTACTGTGTAATCTTCTCTAGTGTCTTTTCTACAGAAAAATGATCTCCTACTGGTGAGTTGTGAAATAGGTCAAAAATATCTGGAGCTAATTGTGAGGGAACACAGACTACAGGGTATTCAGATTGTGGAATGTTTACCATGAGGACTTTGTCAGAATCACCTGCACCCACTAGAGTAGTTTTGTGAGACCAAAATGTAGGTTGTGGAAGTGGTTTCTCCTGCAAATGCCAGTGAATATTAGTCTGGATATTTGAATCAAATTTTTGAATCTCAAAAAGAGACTGCGAGTTCACCAAGGCAGAGACATTTTCATTGGTAGGCAATGGGTCTGGCAAATGCCACAGACCACAGTGTCTAGCAGCAAATTTAGCACACGATCAGCTTAATCATTTCTGATATGATGTTCATCTCTATGATCCTTTCTCACATGGGCCTtaactttcaaaacagcaatttTGCCTGGTCTAGACTAAATAGAAGACCAGATATGTTGTAGTAAGGTAGCATGTTTCAAGAGGCAATCATCGGATGATCGGAAATTGTTTTTGGCATAGAGAGGTAGCAAGGTACATGCAGTAACAACATAAGCAATATCTGTATAAATTTCTGCAGAATCATCAGTTATCCTAAGGGCTTCTAGCAAAGCTGCCAATTCAGAATATTGTGACAATTGTCCTGGACAAGAAAATTTAACAGTGTACTCAGGGAACAATACTGCAAAACCTGAGAGTTCTTACATATGTATGCTGATCCATCAATATACACATTCGGAACCTGTGAACACGGCTCAAAAACAAAACGATTAGGCAAGATATCAGTGTCAGGCAATGGAGACTCATGTGGTTAGTTTACAATCAAGGTCTAAGTCATGTTGCAACCAAAGTCCAATGCGAAAGTCTCTGTGATGAAACTAAAGTATCTGGACTTCAATAACAAGTTCAGTGGTGTATGCGGTGTGTGCAGCACCACTTTGTTCAGTCCTGTAATATAAGTGAAATGTTTCACTGCCCAAAAAGTCACTAACAAGTGTCTCAACACCCTGAAGACACCGGGAAGTGAAGGTTACTGGTTTCAGCACACCATGGCGTTCTTGACAAAGCATGGTAGTCAGTGCTTCTTTGGAGGAGCCCACCTCTAGGTGAAAAGGTAGTGTAGGGTTTGGAGTTAGCAGCACAGTAGCTTGCACCAATGcttgttttaactgttcaaCAGCTTTAGTGTGGTTCTCTGTCCAAATTTCATTAGTGTAGAAATCTTTAGGCACCTCTTTTCGTAAAAGTTCGTATAGTGGCTTTGCAAAAGTAGCAAACTCTGGAATAAAATCTCTTTGGTATCCCATCAAACCTAGGAAAGAACGCAATGCAGTTCTAGTGACAGGCAAAGACAACATTATGATTAGCTGAACTTTGGCATTGTCAGGTGATTTCCCCTCTGGAGTGAGAGTAACACCTATATATGAAACAGAGTCTCGAAACAATTGCACTTTCTTTGGGTTGATTTTCAAACCTGCTTGTAAAAGGAGACTTAAGTGTTCATCAAAGAGCTGAAGATGTTCTTCTTCTGTAGTTGTAGCAAGCAGTAGATCATCGATGTATTGGACAAGGCACTCAGGTCTGGAAAAACCTTTTATAGCCTCAGCCATccgcttgtgaaaaatggttggagAATTATGCAAACCTTGCGGTAAGCGAGTCCATGTGTATTGTTGATTGTCAAAAGTGAAACCAAATTTTTATTGGCAATTTTGAGCAAGTGGAACGCTCCAGAAACCATTGGAAATGTCCAGCACTGTGAAGACCTTACTGTCAGTTGGGACACGGGACAATAGAGTGGCAGTGTCTCTTCCAATTGGTGCACAAGTAGGTGTCACAGCGTTGAGTCGCTTGTAGTCCACAGTCAGTCTCCAGGATCCATCTGGCTTCCACACAGGCCAAATAGGAGAGTTTGTTGTAGAAGTACAATGTCTTATGACTCCTTGCTGTAACAGAGAACTAATAACAGTTGCAACAGATTCATGACTTTCAGTAGGGATcccatattgtttttgaaatttgtgAGGACCATTAATGTCTTCCTCCTGACCCACATTACCACAATCATGCTTATGCCTGGCAAACACATCAGAGTATTTTGCTATTATTTGCCTCACTGCATAATTTTCATTGAATGGAAGCGGTAATTCACCTGGTGACTTAATAGTACATACTGCATGTGAATCGCTAACAGTGTACACATTTCTGCCTTTGTTAAACCAAATCTGATTATTAGCGTAATCAAGTATTATACCTTCTCTTCTCAAGACATCCGAACCAATAATTGACTCACCCTCAGGTAATTATTGTTTGATAATCccctattttcaaattacatttaataccCTTCATAGCAGTAGTCATGTCTCCCTTAAACCCAGATACTTTAGCTGTAATACCTgtagataatgtgtgtgtgtgtgtgtggagattgaGCATGTAGGACAGATACAGAAACACCAGTGTCTAAGAGCATGCATTGCTGTGGGCCTCCATCAACAGCTGCTCTTAAGATCGGCCTATTCCATCTGTCCCGGTAGGGCTTTGTTTCTACCTGCAGGTAGTTTGTTAACTTCGCTAAACAGGACTCTAAGTTCTGTAATGAAGTGCTAGGACACTTTTCTATCGTGTTTTTAATTCGGTCTTTATGTACACACCCGCTTGCCTTCTGACACAGATGCTCCATGTTTGTCTCTGTTTACAGAAGGTGACTTTTCAATCACTCACCCACAATTTATGTGGCTTTCCTCCTTGGAGTTGAAATTACTACCCACTCCTAAGGTTAATGATACAGTTCATACAATCCTGGCTATGCTGACGACACACGCAAGGTTCGTCTTTCAGGCAAGAGTCGGATatacagcgctattctgtctAATGCATGCACATTAATACACTCAGAGCAATCCGTGACTTGTAGCAAATATCCGTCATCTCCCCGTACTGGCCACCACTATGTACGAGAATgtgatatgcttggtttttcagtcaatctaaaaaaatagttgaactgaaaactcatggtcaattggtttctcttttaagattatttttagagggaagatgcggtcaagtcacatatgtgcaataatcatttatttcgacaaaaataggaaactaatataattcaattctattactgaaaataagtaatattaagcttctgctggattacagtaagaaacagataatacccattttctccTGTGTCCTCTCACAGGGCAGCTCTAGGTCAGTCTGGTCTGGCagaaaggcatcaatcattacaaattcaacttagctaaaacatagcaattcaaaatacattttacaaattccaattacaatttacacaagtacagtaagagacttcctacatcctggacggtgaaagctaagtgctgtcaagatgtagggttacagactagggctacgggaaagggggcaaggaggaaaacaatcaagaatgcgaggagcataataagctgaagtgatatctagcagggatagaggactaatattacaagtgctgttggAATTTAGAAGTGTGGGGTTCCTTTGGTCTTCTGAACtatcagaaaaatacattctaacaaataatatcttacagtatAATACAGAGAAGACATGTCTTTCCTTCTTAATACAAGCCTGACTAATATGACTTGAGTTGAGGTTCTTTCATTTACCTCTTCAAATTACAGTCCATCATTAGATCCCAAAAGCCTCTCATCACTTTTCATCAACTTCAAGTTATTAAAAACAGAACTGTCATCACTCAGAATTGGTTTTTCCAACAACTCTCCAATGTTCTAACACACATTTGGACACAGCTAATTTTTTGGGTCATTCCTTCCAGATCAGAGCAGCATCCTCTGTGGCTCACCAGGGAATTACAGACAAGATCATCAAAAGTCTAGTCCATGTGGCTAACTGATGGGTGATGCGGTGACACAGTGGTTAACACTGCTCCCATGTAATTCCTGGGACCCAGGTTCAATTCCACCCTTGGTTTCTGCTCCCTCCCTCAAGATTTGATTAGGTGTAGGTTGATTGGCtgctctaaattgccctgtagtcATGTGAGTGTGGTGTATGCAATGAACTGGCATCTTGACCAAGGTGtaccctgccttgtgccctgtggccCCCAGGTAAGGCTCAGGCTCACTGTGGCCCAGCACTGGTTGAAGTAGGTATAGATTGGTGTTTAATTGATAATGTCATTTTTCTTACTGTTTTGGATCACATTAAAAGTTACCAAGCAGTTTACTGCTCCAAATAATTTGCCCCACacagcaatgaaaatgcctggtttgttttactttattctTATAACATCAAATGGCAGATACATTTATTgtatcatttaaatgcattattacaatttttacattagATATAGATAGAAGTATAGGAAATTAGTATAATCAGCAGAGAGTTTATATGTAATCCTGACAGGGACCAGATTATGTCACACACCTGATGCAGCTGCTCTACAGTCCTGCAGAAACTAAACTTTAGCGTAACACAAATATGTTTATGCTTAAGTGTAGCCCGTGGTATTGTCATGTTGTCTTTAATTAAAATTCTGTGAAACCTAAGATGGACTGGTTTGTaacttaaatgtattatttaatatttgtgtttttatgatcAGTAAATGTGACTTGGGATGGAATAACTAGATTCTAAAttagatcatatatatatatatatatatatatatatatagagagagagagagagagagagagagtgagagcgagagagagagagagagagacacacatctGCCAAAGGTCTCATTCTTTCTGAATATGTGCATGTATCTTGTTTCTTCTGTAAAGCTTCTTAATTGCTTCCATAATCTCTTCTGTGTATAAACAATAGGATTAATCATTGGAGGAATAACAGCCTTGGCTCAAAGTACATGAAAGACTACAGTTTGCATAGGAAATAGTTCATTCCAATAGGGATCATTCAGTGCCATTAACGTCAGGATTCTGAGTAGGATGACTATCAAGGGAAGCATTGGGGTGTCatgattacattaaattatttaacaatATGTAAAGAAGCTAGCTAATCTATACCACTAGCACCTCTGATTTCTTGCACAGTACACTGCAAAGTTATATGCAAAGAGGGGTAAGGTCATTTTAATTTAGTACAGGTACTCCTACATTTTCATGTTGCCATTCCTTCCAGAAcataatgtatgtattacaaAGTTTTCACTCTCAATAATACAGGAAACGATACGTATgcaaaaatcaatacattaacaTCTAAAATGACAGTGTGAGTAAGAGGTTAGATTACATCacaaaagcatgtttttttatgttattacAAATCTTTTGAGTCATAGTTtatctgttttctgtttgttatttttgaaaatgtcttAGAACTACTAAGAATTAAGGGATGGGAAagataattaaatacatgtatgtttgtttatttttttttagttgagTCCATACTGATGTTTAGCAATAtacagtattttgttttatgaatgtatttatctatttctCATTTCAATGCTCTCCACCACTGTGGTTCCtattacacatacatacacctAACATACACCTAACGACATACACCTAACTTATGTAAATTTGACTTTATGTAAAATGTTCCAATACGCACCCATTATGAAAATTTCAGAgttacaaaatgtatacattagatTTTTCCCTTTGAGTACATGTAACCAGTTGCCAGAGTTTTAGGATGCACTATGAAGATTTAAAAccacatacaaaaaataaaattaaatagctTACTTTTCCATTGCGTGTAACTTTCTTCtttgataaaacattttaatggctTCCATAATCTCCTGggtttttaatgtataaattatAGGATTCAGCATAGGTGGAATAACAGCTGCCAAAGATGTATTTATGATCCTGGCATTGGGATGAACATAGCTGGTAAGTGAGGCAAGATATGTGCCACACAATGGGAAATAAAACAGTGCCACCAAGATGAGATGAGAGGTGCAGGTTTTAAGAGCTTTCCAGCAGCCACTTGTTGAGGCAATTTTTAGCAGAGCAGATATTATGCACACGTAAGATAATACAATTACCAACAATGGGACATAAAACAGCGCTGCAATTGAAATCATTGCAAAGACCAAATTTGGAGAAAAGTCATTACAGGCCAACCGAATCACAATTCCATGATCACAAAAATAGCCATTTATCACGATGGATTTACAAAATGACAGTCTGGTAAAGAAAACAACACCCCCAATTAATAACACAGCTGTGAAAGCCCATGCTACTATTATCATCATAACCATCAAAGTGTTAGTAACAAAGACGTGAAATTTCAGGGGAAAGCATATAGCAACAAACCTGTCATAGGCTAGTAAAACAAGGGTAAATGATTGCATTAAAGAAAAGAAGTGTACAAAAAACATACTGGTCAAGCAGGCTTCATATGTGATCAATGGAGAATCAAAGAGAAATGTCTCAATTATCTTAGGAATTAGTGCTGTGCTGCCACACAGGTCAACTACAGCTAAATGGAAAACAGCCACATACTTAGGGGTAT includes these proteins:
- the LOC136747184 gene encoding olfactory receptor 1E16-like, translating into MSSLDSSVSLNGTFVRPSFFHINGFSNIPYVKYYYGFLSLVYAVTIIGNSFIMLIIYMAQSLHTPKYVAVFHLAVVDLCGSTALIPKIIETFLFDSPLITYEACLTSMFFVHFFSLMQSFTLVLLAYDRFVAICFPLKFHVFVTNTLMVMMIIVAWAFTAVLLIGGVVFFTRLSFCKSIVINGYFCDHGIVIRLACNDFSPNLVFAMISIAALFYVPLLVIVLSYVCIISALLKIASTSGCWKALKTCTSHLILVALFYFPLCGTYLASLTSYVHPNARIINTSLAAVIPPMLNPIIYTLKTQEIMEAIKMFYQRRKLHAMEK